From Acetonema longum DSM 6540, the proteins below share one genomic window:
- the ribE gene encoding 6,7-dimethyl-8-ribityllumazine synthase produces the protein MATFEGKLIAADLKFGIVVARFNEFITNKLLSGALDVLHRHGALENNIDVAWVPGAFEIPLIAQKMATSKKYDAVICLGTVIRGSTPHFDYVCAEVSKGVAHVGMSSGLPTIFGVLTTENIEQAIERAGTKAGNKGSDAAMAAIEMANLIKTIG, from the coding sequence ATGGCAACATTTGAAGGTAAGCTGATTGCGGCTGATTTAAAATTCGGGATTGTGGTGGCACGGTTTAATGAATTTATTACCAACAAGTTATTGAGCGGGGCGTTGGACGTGTTGCATCGTCACGGCGCTCTTGAGAATAACATTGATGTAGCCTGGGTTCCTGGTGCTTTTGAGATTCCCCTGATTGCGCAAAAAATGGCGACCAGCAAAAAATATGATGCGGTCATTTGTCTGGGGACAGTCATTCGGGGAAGCACGCCGCATTTTGATTATGTCTGCGCCGAAGTCAGCAAAGGAGTGGCCCATGTGGGCATGAGCAGCGGCTTGCCAACGATTTTCGGGGTGCTGACCACTGAAAATATTGAGCAGGCGATTGAACGGGCCGGCACTAAAGCAGGCAATAAAGGATCTGATGCCGCCATGGCAGCGATCGAAATGGCTAATTTAATTAAAACAATAGGATAA